The following nucleotide sequence is from Pseudonocardia sp. C8.
GGAGCTCGGCTCGCTGCAACGGCTCGCGGACATCACCGCGCGGAACGTCTACGACGACCTCGACCACGACCGGGTCCCGGACCGGCTGCCGCGCGAGGACGGCCTCGCCGCCGTCGCCCTGTACGACGAGGACGCCCGCCTGCTCGCCGGCGACGGCCCGCCGGCCGGCGACGAGGAGGTCGGCCGGGTGCTGCGCCGCGGGCTCGTCTCGGCGCCGCCCGGCGAGCTCGTCGTGGTCGCCCCGGTGCGCGACGGCGAGGACGTCATCGCCGTGGTCCGGGTGGCGGGATCCCGCAGCGCGGTGCTCGCCGGCCTGGTCCCGGTGTGGCTGGGGATGCTGGCACTGGCCGGGCTCGTGCTGGTCGCGGTGTGGCTCCTCGCCCGGCGGCTGGCCCGGCGGATGGCCCGGCCGCTGGAGGATCTCGCCCGGGACGCGGACCGGCTCGGCGCGGGCGACTTCGGGGTGCGGCCGGCACCGACCGGGATGCCGGAGGTCGACCAGGTGGGCACCGCGCTCGGGCACACCGCCGAACGGCTCGACGACCTGCTGGCCCGCGAGCGGGCGTTCTCGGCCGAGGCGTCGCACCAGCTGCGCACGCCGCTCGCCGGCCTGCGGCTCCGGCTGGAGTCCGCGCTGGACCGTCCGGACGGCCTGGACCGGGCCACCGTGACCGACGGGCTGGCCTCGATCGACCGGCTGGAACGCACGATCGACGAGCTGCTCCTGCTCGCCCGGGAGCGCCGCAGCGGCGCCGTGCCGGTGGACCTGCGGCGGCTGCTCACCGAGGCCGAGGCGGAGTGGACCGGCCGGCTCGCCGGCGACGGCCGGAAGTTCCGCACGTCCCGGCCGCCGGACCTGCCCGACCCGCCGGCGTCCGCGGCGGCGGTCCGGCAGATCGTCGCCGTGCTGCTGGACAACGCGCTGCAGCACGGCGCGGGCACGGTGACGGTCACCGCCCGGGAGGCGGGCCCGGACGCGGTCGCGCTGGACGTCGCCGACGAGGGCCCCGGCGTCGCACCGGAGGACCTGGCCGGGTCCCGGGGCGGTCTCGGGGTCGGGCTGGCCCGCCGGCTGGCCGAGGCCGAGGGCGGCCGGCTCACCGCCCGCCGCTCGCCGTCGGTGGTGACGCTGCTGCTGCCCCTCGACCCGTTGCCGTAGCGGTTTACCGTCCGTTTGCCCTCGGCTGGGCTCTTCCTGGGGGCGGGCGGCCTACCGTCGGTGCGGACACCGGACGGAGGCCCCCGATGACGATGCCGGCCACGACGTACGGGCTCGCCCGCGACCTGGTCTTCCTCGCCGTCGCGGGCGACGACGAGCTGGCCGCGCTGGGCATCTGGTACGCGACCGTCGCGATGACGGCCGAGGACGCGCCGGCAGCCGCGGTGCCGCCCGGCGCCCTGGTCCTGCACTGGACCGTTCCCCGGGCCACGCCCCCTCGCCGGCAGCGGGTGTGCCTGTCGATGACGGGTCCCGGGCACCCGGTCCGGGCGGTGCTCGAGCGGGCGGGCGCGGTGCTGCGTGGCCTCGGCACCCCTGACGGGCCGGTCGTGGCGGTCGTGCCGTCCACCCCGCGGATCCGGCTCGACGTCGCCGGCCGGCTGGTGACCACCGGCTACGACGTGCTCACCGGCTGACGGTCAGTACCGACGTTCGCCCAGGTAGGGGGCCCGTGGAGCGGCTCGTCCGCTCACGTACGGTGCGGGCCATGGCTACCGAGACGACCCGAGAGACGGAGACCACCCCGGCCGAGACGGAGGCGGCCGGCACCGACGGCACGGACACGGGTTCGACCGCTGCGGCCACCACCGACACCACGCCCGACGCGCCCGCCGGCGACGCCGGGACGACCGACCGGAGCCCCGGCGCCTCGGACGGAGCCGAGGCCACGACCACCACCGGGAGCACGACCGGAAGCACCACCACCGCCACGGCCGTCGCCGAGCGCCACACCCCGGCCGCCGGGGCGGCCGCGGGCTCGGGCGGTGCCGTCGCGGGCGGCGGCGCGGTCGTCGGCGCCGGGCTCGGGTTCGCCTCGCTGACCGGCACCCCGGTCACCGAGATGCTGCGCGACCGCGCGCAGCTGATCGGCCAGATCGACGCCGCGACCGGCATGCCCGGTAACCAGATCGAGGCGTTCTACGGCACGCCGTGGCACACCGCGGCGCTGGTGAACGGCGTCGTCGCGCTGATCGCCGTGGCCGTCGGCGCCATCCTGCTGCTCGGCCCCGCGCGCAAGCCCGGCGCGCCGTCCTGGGCGCGCCCGGTCGCGCTCGGCGGGCTCCTGCTCGGCGTGCTCGGCCTGCTCGTCGCCGGCGGGATGTACCTCGACCTGTTCGCCGCCCAGCCGGCGCTGCCGGCCATGCCGGGGATGCCCGGGATGGGCGGATAGCACCCGTCCGTGGGCCGGGCCCGTCGCGTGCGCGCGGCGGGCCCGGCTCATGCCCTGGTCTGGTACTCGCGGGCCACCTCGACCAGCATCTGGTGCATCGCCCGCTCGGCGGGCGCCCACAGCCGCTCCGGCCGGTGCGCGACCAGCACCCGCCGCGACGGCGCATCCCGGCCGAGGCCGAGCACGCGGACGTCCGGCCGCGGCGCGGAGACCGCGGTCCGTGGCGCCAGCGCCACCCCGACGCCGACGCTCACCATCGCCTGGGCCTCCTGGTAGTCGTTCGCCTCGAAGGCGATCCGGGGCGAGAACCCGGCGGCACGGCAGCTCCGTTCGAGCACCTCCGCGACCGGATGGTCGTGCGCGCGGACGATCCAGTCCTCGCCTGCCAGCTCGGCCATCGTCGTGTGCCGGCGCCGGGCGAGCCGGTGGTCCTCGGCGACGACGAGCACGGTCGGGTCGTCGAGCAGCGGCGTGAGCGAGAACGCGCCGGGGTCGACCCGGTCCCACTCGTAGTCCCACAGCAGCGAGAGCCCGACGCGCCCGGTCTCCAGCATCGCCACCAGCTCGTCGAACCGGGCGCTGCGGACGTCGAGCCGGATGTCGGGGAACTGCCGCCGGAACCGGCTCACGACCGGGGGCATGAGGGCGCTCGCGACGGTCGGGAACGTGCCGATCGCGAGCGTCCCCCGCCGGAGCCCCGCCAGCTCGGCGAGATCCGCCTCCGCCGCCTCCAGCCGGCGCAGCACGTGCCGGGCGTGGCCGGCGAGCACCGTGCCGGCCTCGGTCGGCCGCACCCCGCGTGCCTGGCGGTGCAGCAGCGGCTGCCCCGCCTCGATCTCGAGTCGCCGCAGCTGCTGCGAGACCGCCGACGGCGAGTACCCGAGCTGCTCGGCGGCCGCCGTCATGGACCCCGAGTCGAGCACGGCCGCGAGCAACGCGAGCCGCCGGACGTCCAGCACGAGCGCCTCCGATCCGCTGTGGTGTGCACAGCCGAGTGTCGGATTGTGCCATGGGCGTGCACTCGTACTTCACCCTTGGCATCGAGGTTATCGACCCCCGCCTCGGAAAGCGGCCCGATGCCGGCCGACCGAGCATGAAGCATCGATGAAGATGCATGCAGATAGTCGCGATTGTGCTGCACGCTCCTCCGGGTCACCGTTGCCCCACACCACGACGGCACCCGGCGGCCGTCCACTCTCGGAGGAGCAGCTGTGCGAGACATCCCGGCCACGTGGATGCGTGGCGGCACCAGCAAGTGCTGGGTGTTCGACCGTCAGTCGCTGGCCGTGCCCGGCCGCGGCGTCGACGAGATCCTGCTCCGCCTGTACGGCAGTCCGGATCCGCGCCAGGTCGACGGCATCGGCGGGGCGACGTCGACCACCAGCAAGGCCGTGCTGCTCGCGCCGAGCGCCAGCCCGGGCGTCGACGTCGACTACACGTTCGCCCAGGTCGGCATCCGTGAGGGTCGGGTGGACTGGACCAGCAACTGCGGCAACTGCTCGGCGGTCGTCGGCCCGTACGCGCTGCGTCGCGGCTGGGTCGTGCCGGCCGGGGACGTCACCACCGTGCGGGTGCAGAACACCAACACGGGCCAGTGCATCGTGCTGGAGGTCCCGACCCCGGTCGGGCAGGTGGTCGAGGACGGCGACGAACGGATCCCCGGGGTCCCGCGGCCCGGCCTGGGCGTCCGGATGTGGTTCGTCGACCCGGCGGGCCGGACGACCGGGTGCCTCCTGCCCTCCGGCCGGTGCCTCGACGATCTCGACGGCGTGCCCGCCACCCTGGTCGATGCCGGGGCCCCGCTCGTCGTCGTGCCCGCGGCCGCGGTCGGGCTGACCGGCCACGAGTCCCCCACCGAGATCGACGGGACGCCCCG
It contains:
- a CDS encoding HAMP domain-containing sensor histidine kinase gives rise to the protein MRQRIVRMALVAAAVALVLFGVPLAAGLAEFATARELGSLQRLADITARNVYDDLDHDRVPDRLPREDGLAAVALYDEDARLLAGDGPPAGDEEVGRVLRRGLVSAPPGELVVVAPVRDGEDVIAVVRVAGSRSAVLAGLVPVWLGMLALAGLVLVAVWLLARRLARRMARPLEDLARDADRLGAGDFGVRPAPTGMPEVDQVGTALGHTAERLDDLLARERAFSAEASHQLRTPLAGLRLRLESALDRPDGLDRATVTDGLASIDRLERTIDELLLLARERRSGAVPVDLRRLLTEAEAEWTGRLAGDGRKFRTSRPPDLPDPPASAAAVRQIVAVLLDNALQHGAGTVTVTAREAGPDAVALDVADEGPGVAPEDLAGSRGGLGVGLARRLAEAEGGRLTARRSPSVVTLLLPLDPLP
- a CDS encoding LysR family transcriptional regulator — encoded protein: MLDVRRLALLAAVLDSGSMTAAAEQLGYSPSAVSQQLRRLEIEAGQPLLHRQARGVRPTEAGTVLAGHARHVLRRLEAAEADLAELAGLRRGTLAIGTFPTVASALMPPVVSRFRRQFPDIRLDVRSARFDELVAMLETGRVGLSLLWDYEWDRVDPGAFSLTPLLDDPTVLVVAEDHRLARRRHTTMAELAGEDWIVRAHDHPVAEVLERSCRAAGFSPRIAFEANDYQEAQAMVSVGVGVALAPRTAVSAPRPDVRVLGLGRDAPSRRVLVAHRPERLWAPAERAMHQMLVEVAREYQTRA
- a CDS encoding PrpF domain-containing protein; amino-acid sequence: MRDIPATWMRGGTSKCWVFDRQSLAVPGRGVDEILLRLYGSPDPRQVDGIGGATSTTSKAVLLAPSASPGVDVDYTFAQVGIREGRVDWTSNCGNCSAVVGPYALRRGWVVPAGDVTTVRVQNTNTGQCIVLEVPTPVGQVVEDGDERIPGVPRPGLGVRMWFVDPAGRTTGCLLPSGRCLDDLDGVPATLVDAGAPLVVVPAAAVGLTGHESPTEIDGTPRLLDRLDRIRRAGAVRMGLAASAEDAARATPKLALVAPGTPGLSDVTVRMLSMGRAHPALAVTGSIALTMAARTPGTVLDGSGSADRDDLHDDLLLDTPAGVVVTRTGSYDGRPAVAVRRTVRRLADAVLALPGDENAATVPSAVTAA